GCAAAGCAGCAGAAGCAAGCAGTGACCAGATGATGATATTCCCAGCGAAGCTACTCTTTTCTTTTCCCCACCATAAACAGCAACTCAAAAGACAACACACTGATTACAAATGAACACTTTCTAAATCCTCCCACAGCCATATCCTACACCTACATTCTTTGCCCTTCACTTCTTAAATCAACCATCCAAACAAAAGAAGAGTAGAAACATCACAAGTCATCAGCTGACTGACAGGAGCAGCAGCAGTTAACTAACAAAGCCAGCAAGCATCCATCAACACGGAGTTGAGCTGAGGCTGCACCGGAGCTCTAGTTCTCAATCCTCCTCCATAGCAGCGGCGGAGGAGACCAGCTTGGCCTTCTTGTGGTGCGGCTGCTGCTTGCCGAGGAACGCCTCGACGAAGACCTGCTGCGCGTCGAGCAGCGCCTGGGTGCGCTTCATCTCTGACTCCATCCGCTCCTTCTCCATCTGGAGCGACAGCTCCAGCCTGCGCTCCTCCATCCTCAGGAACCCCTCGCCGACGGCCCTCAGTGCCgaggccacctccgccatggcctccGCCTCCGGGTCGTCATCGCCCCTGTCCCGGTCCGGCCTCGCCTCCCGCGGGACCCCCGGCTTGGTGCGCGAAGCCTTGGGGATGGTGAAGCGCAGCCCGCTGCCGCCCCCGCCGTTGGAGATGAGGCCGTGGAGGCTCCTGCTCCGCCCGGCGTCCTCGGACGAGGGGGACGACACGGGGGAAGGGGACGCCGGGGTGGCGTTCCCCCTGGGCTTGATCTTGATTATGGGGTTGGGGCTGGCGTCGGGCACCCCGCCGCCGGCGAGGTCGTGGAGGAGCGGGAAG
The sequence above is a segment of the Triticum dicoccoides isolate Atlit2015 ecotype Zavitan chromosome 1A, WEW_v2.0, whole genome shotgun sequence genome. Coding sequences within it:
- the LOC119275581 gene encoding trihelix transcription factor ASIL1-like; protein product: MSSSSSLKQDDVPSSPELPPLAAPGIAAAAAAAAAAASSGGGGGGVGAGGGSGRRLPPPCWTHEETLALIEAYRDKWEALKKGNLRAADWDEVAGAVTARCGRFPTATYKSGVQCRHKIEKLRKRYRAERTRSMGRSKGPKWPFFPLLHDLAGGGVPDASPNPIIKIKPRGNATPASPSPVSSPSSEDAGRSRSLHGLISNGGGGSGLRFTIPKASRTKPGVPREARPDRDRGDDDPEAEAMAEVASALRAVGEGFLRMEERRLELSLQMEKERMESEMKRTQALLDAQQVFVEAFLGKQQPHHKKAKLVSSAAAMEED